In Chryseobacterium sp., a single window of DNA contains:
- a CDS encoding DUF5712 family protein, producing MHISFTKHNPDLSPSCKSVTEYLDKENYGREQVVEAYFQELEDLSGNNFDDNLERQNLFFTNDREQEELFLSQEEATDLIDNNSGSRHRQTQSNFFILNVSPSKDELDHLEAVSERELASRGFGEKERKILDATEQGKLQYEIIKNDLMHQMLREYAKDVMRDYAENFERKVYLNPENLPSQKEEKIINQETKKELRSLGFQIGDKEFDENYQRVREEKARELGRDLRMRPMTEQDLAWVGKIEQERTYKANDKWVMNNRKYEKDIARIQQNTALSSKKKEEQSEKIRSRMHRDGVTGEIVREGMKKGGKQYHIHIIVSRYDNCPNRRYKGSISPLANHRKSKMANKNAVVGFNRDRFFSKTEESFDRKFMYDRPPAHSYKGYKERKQERNRTHTTVSSVSNYTRKTGQALIRPLIEESKRNTGVNEISKLNMLNNISQELGFRIPMSVPKTPMETAVRIIRMATGKLQDASRGF from the coding sequence ATGCACATATCCTTTACTAAACATAATCCTGATCTGTCTCCATCCTGTAAAAGCGTGACCGAATATCTTGATAAGGAAAATTACGGCAGGGAGCAGGTGGTGGAGGCTTATTTCCAGGAACTCGAAGATCTTTCCGGAAACAACTTCGATGATAACCTGGAACGGCAGAATTTATTTTTTACCAACGACAGAGAGCAGGAGGAACTTTTTCTTTCACAGGAAGAAGCCACAGATTTGATTGACAATAATTCCGGATCCCGACATCGTCAAACCCAGAGCAACTTTTTCATACTTAATGTTTCCCCTAGCAAGGATGAGCTTGACCATTTAGAAGCAGTTTCAGAAAGGGAATTGGCGAGTAGGGGATTTGGTGAAAAGGAACGTAAAATACTGGATGCAACAGAGCAAGGAAAGTTACAATATGAGATTATTAAGAATGATCTGATGCATCAGATGTTGCGGGAGTATGCAAAGGATGTGATGAGAGATTATGCCGAAAACTTTGAGAGGAAAGTCTATCTTAATCCTGAGAATTTGCCTTCGCAGAAGGAAGAAAAAATTATTAATCAAGAAACCAAAAAAGAACTGAGAAGCTTAGGGTTTCAGATTGGTGACAAAGAATTCGACGAAAATTACCAGAGAGTAAGAGAGGAAAAAGCACGTGAACTGGGCCGGGATCTGCGTATGAGGCCAATGACTGAGCAGGATCTTGCGTGGGTGGGAAAAATTGAGCAAGAGAGGACTTACAAAGCCAATGATAAATGGGTAATGAACAACCGCAAATATGAAAAGGATATCGCCAGGATTCAGCAGAACACGGCCCTTTCATCAAAGAAAAAAGAAGAACAGTCAGAAAAGATTAGGTCACGCATGCACAGGGACGGTGTAACCGGTGAGATCGTGAGGGAAGGTATGAAAAAAGGAGGAAAACAGTACCATATACACATCATAGTGTCCCGATACGATAACTGTCCCAATAGACGATACAAAGGTTCCATTTCACCACTGGCCAATCACCGGAAATCAAAGATGGCAAATAAAAATGCGGTGGTGGGCTTCAATAGAGACCGATTCTTCAGCAAAACGGAAGAAAGTTTTGACCGAAAATTTATGTACGACCGGCCACCTGCCCATAGCTATAAAGGCTATAAAGAAAGAAAGCAGGAAAGAAACCGTACGCACACTACTGTATCCTCAGTTAGTAACTATACCCGCAAAACGGGGCAGGCACTGATTCGGCCTCTCATTGAAGAATCCAAACGAAATACCGGAGTGAATGAGATCAGCAAACTGAACATGCTGAACAACATCAGCCAGGAGTTAGGTTTCCGCATTCCTATGAGTGTTCCGAAGACCCCAATGGAGACTGCAGTAAGAATTATCCGAATGGCTACAGGAAAACTTCAGGACGCGTCACGAGGATTTTAA